From the Roseateles sp. XES5 genome, one window contains:
- a CDS encoding DUF6460 domain-containing protein, with protein sequence MSNGVNGFLGDTPVRVIIKLLILSVAVGFLMSIFGLYPDDILFAARDFVLDLWNTGFKTLGRLGDYLLLGAVIVVPIFVLIRLLSYRR encoded by the coding sequence ATGTCGAATGGCGTGAACGGCTTCCTCGGCGATACACCGGTCCGCGTGATCATCAAGCTCCTGATCCTGTCGGTGGCCGTGGGCTTCCTGATGTCGATCTTCGGGCTCTATCCGGACGACATCCTCTTCGCCGCGCGCGACTTCGTGCTCGATCTGTGGAACACCGGTTTCAAGACGCTTGGCCGCCTCGGCGACTACCTGCTACTCGGCGCCGTCATCGTCGTGCCGATCTTCGTCCTCATCCGTCTCCTGAGCTATCGCCGCTGA
- a CDS encoding PAS domain-containing hybrid sensor histidine kinase/response regulator translates to MPGSLIFALALAYLLLLFAVASYGDRKARGSERAAKGRPLVYALSLAIYCTSWTYFGGVGLATTHGLEFAGIYIGPILMFTFGMPLIRRIVTLAKSERLTSIADFVAARYGKNPGVAAVVALISLIGYIPYIALQLKAVSSSVAAMVDTTGFGINASGGLVDLPLVVTLFLACFAIVFGTRHTDATEHQNGLILAIAMESLVKLVAIASVGIYVIYFMFDGPGDLWQRAAENTRVMQSLSYETPIARWILLIVLSAFAIVMLPRQFHVTVVENRTAGELRTAGILFPLYLIAINLFVLPVAIGGVMTFNGAGDADLYVLTLPFALDQPLLTLIAFIGGFSAATAMVIVASVALSIMVSNDIVIPVVLRRNLIGGVEQQDDLSRMLLRIRRLAIFFVLLLGYAYYRAATANAGLASMGLLAFAAVAQVAPTLLGGLFWRNANARGAMAGMICGLVVWAYLLFLPSIGVADNAYVAETVLGFLFPGSTVFTGENADPLVNATLLAMMVNIGAYVIGSLTRNPTSLERLQAGTFIRSKPRLERAFRGRRTKVTVRDLKTTIAKYLGEERMQRSFHTYERQVGRWLEDNAPADAAIVHFSEQLLGSAIGSSSARLVLSLVLQRIDDTPADTDWLLDQASEALQYNQDMLQTALGQMDQGIAVFDSEGNLTVWNRRFRQLLELPEYVGQVGFPLVDIVDILIERGDIAEEDRAAAITRTMTFDEPFALVLAGGERIIEIRTNAMPEKGFVSTYTDITDRVASDRALKQVNETLEQRVAERTAELTRVNTELAEARAAAEEANISKTRFFAAAGHDILQPLNAARLYSSSLVERLGETENRDMVHNIDSSLESVEAILGAVLDISRLDTGAMKPRVQTVALKDLLRRIETDFAPIARAKNLKFTVLSSSLAIRTDPNLLRRVVQNLVSNAIKYTNSGKVLVGVRRKGGQAVIQVLDSGIGIPASKFRTVFKEFARLDEGARTAPGLGLGLSIVDRISRVLSHPVELQSTPGRGTSFKVRVPVDMAASRHVADQPAAVAVSDEPLKGLRVLCIDNEPKILDGMRLLLTGWGCTVTLADSVAGVEALVAAGPPAVDAVIADYHLDDGTGIAAIGRLRAALGGDIPALLVTADRTPDVRAEAERDTILVQNKPVRPASMRAWLTQLSTVLREAAE, encoded by the coding sequence ATGCCGGGCTCGCTGATATTCGCCCTGGCGCTCGCCTATCTGCTGCTGCTCTTCGCAGTCGCAAGCTACGGCGACCGCAAGGCAAGGGGCTCCGAGCGCGCCGCAAAGGGCCGCCCGCTCGTCTATGCGCTGAGCCTTGCGATCTACTGCACGTCCTGGACCTATTTTGGTGGTGTGGGTCTGGCGACCACCCACGGGCTGGAATTCGCCGGTATCTATATCGGCCCCATCCTGATGTTCACCTTCGGCATGCCGCTCATCCGCCGCATCGTGACGCTGGCCAAGTCCGAGCGCCTCACCTCGATCGCCGATTTCGTCGCCGCCCGCTACGGCAAGAATCCCGGCGTCGCCGCCGTCGTCGCGCTGATCTCGCTGATCGGCTACATTCCCTATATCGCCCTTCAGCTGAAGGCCGTGTCCAGCTCCGTCGCGGCCATGGTCGACACGACCGGCTTCGGCATCAACGCCTCGGGCGGGCTCGTCGACCTGCCGCTCGTCGTCACCCTCTTCCTCGCCTGCTTCGCCATCGTCTTCGGCACGCGCCACACCGATGCGACCGAGCACCAGAACGGCCTCATCCTCGCCATCGCGATGGAATCGCTGGTCAAGCTCGTCGCTATCGCCTCGGTCGGCATCTACGTGATCTATTTCATGTTCGACGGGCCGGGCGATCTCTGGCAGCGCGCGGCGGAAAACACGCGCGTCATGCAGTCGCTGAGCTACGAGACGCCCATAGCGCGCTGGATCCTGCTCATCGTGCTCTCGGCCTTCGCCATCGTCATGCTGCCGCGCCAGTTCCACGTCACGGTGGTGGAGAACCGCACGGCCGGCGAATTACGCACGGCGGGCATCCTCTTCCCGCTCTACCTCATCGCCATCAACCTCTTCGTGCTGCCCGTCGCCATCGGCGGTGTCATGACCTTCAACGGCGCGGGCGACGCCGACCTCTATGTGCTGACCCTGCCCTTCGCGCTCGATCAGCCGCTGCTGACGCTGATCGCCTTCATCGGCGGCTTTTCCGCCGCCACCGCCATGGTCATCGTCGCCTCGGTTGCGCTTTCCATCATGGTGTCGAACGACATCGTCATTCCCGTCGTGCTGCGCCGCAACCTCATCGGCGGCGTCGAGCAACAGGACGACCTGTCGCGCATGCTGCTGCGCATCCGCCGGCTCGCCATCTTCTTCGTGCTGCTGCTGGGCTACGCCTACTATCGCGCCGCGACGGCCAATGCCGGGCTCGCCTCGATGGGTCTTCTCGCCTTCGCCGCGGTGGCGCAGGTCGCCCCCACCCTGCTCGGCGGCCTCTTCTGGCGCAATGCCAATGCCCGCGGCGCCATGGCCGGCATGATCTGCGGCCTCGTCGTCTGGGCCTATCTGCTCTTCCTGCCCAGCATCGGCGTCGCCGACAATGCCTATGTCGCCGAAACCGTTCTCGGCTTCCTCTTCCCCGGTTCCACCGTCTTCACCGGCGAGAACGCCGACCCGCTGGTCAACGCCACCCTGCTCGCCATGATGGTCAATATCGGCGCCTATGTGATCGGCTCCCTGACCCGCAACCCGACCTCGCTGGAGCGCCTGCAGGCCGGCACCTTCATCCGCTCCAAGCCGAGGCTCGAACGCGCCTTCCGCGGCCGCCGCACCAAGGTCACCGTGCGCGACCTCAAGACCACCATCGCCAAATATCTCGGCGAAGAGCGCATGCAGCGTTCCTTCCATACCTATGAGCGGCAGGTCGGCCGCTGGCTGGAGGACAACGCCCCGGCGGACGCCGCCATCGTGCACTTCTCCGAACAGTTGCTCGGCAGCGCCATCGGTTCCTCCTCCGCCCGGCTCGTGCTCTCGCTGGTGCTGCAGCGTATCGACGACACGCCCGCCGACACCGACTGGCTGCTCGACCAGGCCAGCGAGGCGCTGCAATACAATCAGGACATGCTGCAGACCGCGCTCGGGCAGATGGACCAGGGCATCGCCGTCTTCGACAGCGAGGGCAACCTCACCGTCTGGAACCGCCGCTTCCGCCAGCTTCTGGAGCTGCCGGAATATGTCGGCCAGGTCGGTTTTCCGCTGGTCGATATCGTCGACATCCTCATCGAGCGCGGCGACATCGCGGAAGAGGACCGGGCGGCGGCCATCACCCGCACCATGACCTTCGACGAACCCTTCGCATTGGTGCTGGCGGGCGGCGAGCGCATCATCGAAATCCGCACCAACGCCATGCCGGAAAAAGGCTTCGTCTCCACCTATACCGACATCACCGACCGCGTCGCCTCCGACCGCGCCCTCAAGCAGGTCAACGAGACGCTGGAACAGCGCGTCGCCGAGCGCACCGCCGAGCTCACCCGCGTCAACACCGAGCTTGCCGAGGCGCGCGCGGCCGCCGAAGAGGCCAATATCAGCAAGACGCGCTTCTTCGCCGCCGCCGGCCACGACATCCTTCAGCCGCTCAATGCCGCGCGGCTCTACTCCTCCTCGCTGGTCGAGCGGCTGGGCGAGACGGAAAATCGCGACATGGTGCACAACATCGATTCCTCGCTGGAATCGGTTGAAGCGATCCTCGGCGCCGTGCTCGATATCTCTCGTCTCGATACCGGCGCGATGAAGCCGCGCGTGCAGACCGTCGCCCTGAAAGACCTCCTGAGGCGCATCGAGACCGATTTTGCGCCCATCGCCCGGGCGAAGAACCTGAAATTCACGGTGCTCTCCTCCTCGCTCGCCATCCGCACCGATCCGAACCTCCTGCGCCGTGTCGTGCAGAACCTCGTCTCGAACGCCATCAAGTACACGAATTCCGGCAAGGTGCTGGTGGGCGTGCGGCGCAAGGGCGGGCAGGCCGTGATCCAGGTGCTCGATTCCGGCATCGGCATTCCCGCCTCCAAGTTCCGCACGGTCTTCAAGGAATTCGCCCGCCTCGACGAAGGCGCCCGCACCGCGCCGGGCCTCGGGCTCGGGCTTTCGATCGTCGATCGCATTTCCCGCGTGCTCTCCCATCCCGTCGAGCTGCAATCGACGCCGGGCCGTGGCACCAGCTTCAAGGTGCGCGTGCCCGTCGACATGGCGGCAAGCCGCCACGTCGCCGACCAGCCGGCGGCCGTTGCGGTCAGCGATGAGCCGCTGAAGGGCCTGCGGGTGCTGTGCATCGACAACGAACCGAAAATCCTCGACGGCATGCGGCTCCTGCTCACCGGCTGGGGTTGCACGGTGACGCTCGCCGATTCCGTCGCAGGCGTGGAGGCGCTGGTCGCCGCCGGCCCGCCCGCGGTGGATGCCGTCATCGCCGACTACCACCTCGACGACGGCACCGGCATCGCCGCCATCGGCCGGCTACGCGCCGCGCTCGGCGGCGACATCCCGGCGCTGCTCGTCACCGCCGACCGCACGCCCGACGTGCGCGCCGAAGCCGAGCGGGACACGATCCTCGTGCAGAACAAACCCGTCCGCCCCGCGTCCATGCGGGCTTGGCTGACCCAGCTTTCGACGGTGCTGCGGGAGGCGGCGGAATAG
- a CDS encoding CAP domain-containing protein, whose amino-acid sequence MLSRRALLATSMAALAAGCSTTSVLAPSAGTGSDQTPASLALVNKLRADRGLSPLALDKAAQRAAMDQASRMAAAGRMEHNIGLGANFLKRMKGMEVPLPAAENIAVGQDGAAAAFEAWYRSPKHLENMLGAGYRGLGVAVVSNPASGGRPYWAMVLSS is encoded by the coding sequence ATGCTGTCCCGTCGCGCCCTTCTCGCCACGTCCATGGCGGCGCTTGCCGCCGGCTGTTCCACCACGAGCGTGCTTGCCCCCTCGGCCGGCACCGGCAGCGACCAGACGCCGGCCTCGCTCGCTCTCGTCAACAAGCTGCGGGCCGATCGCGGCCTCTCGCCGCTCGCCCTCGACAAGGCGGCGCAGCGCGCGGCGATGGACCAGGCGAGCCGCATGGCCGCGGCAGGCAGGATGGAACACAATATCGGCCTTGGCGCGAACTTCCTGAAGCGCATGAAGGGCATGGAGGTGCCGCTTCCGGCGGCCGAAAACATCGCGGTCGGACAGGACGGCGCCGCCGCGGCCTTCGAGGCCTGGTATCGCTCGCCGAAGCATCTCGAGAACATGCTCGGCGCCGGCTATCGCGGCCTCGGCGTCGCCGTGGTCTCCAATCCCGCCTCGGGCGGGCGGCCCTACTGGGCGATGGTGCTTTCGAGCTGA
- a CDS encoding quinone-dependent dihydroorotate dehydrogenase: MSLFSALGRKGLFLFDPETAHGLSIAALKTGLVPACPAKADPRLAQTVAGLAFPNPLGMAAGYDKNAEVPEALLRLGFGFTEIGTVTPRAQAGNPKPRIFRLIEDDAVINRLGFNNEGHAAALQRLKACKRDALIGVNIGANKDSEDRIADYVAGIRTFYDVARYFTANISSPNTPGLRDLQAKESLHALLSAVLAARAEEQARSGRAVPVFLKIAPDLTEEGLDDIAEVALAHPLDGLIVSNTTLSRDGLRDTRQAGEAGGLSGKPLFEKSTIALAKMRRRVGETLPIIGVGGISSAETAAEKIRAGANLVQLYSCMVYAGPTLPGEIVTGLSRICDREQIGSIAALRGTRTAHWADRAL; this comes from the coding sequence ATGTCGCTCTTTTCCGCCCTCGGCCGCAAGGGCCTCTTCCTGTTCGATCCGGAAACCGCGCACGGCCTCTCCATCGCCGCGCTGAAGACCGGCCTCGTGCCCGCCTGCCCGGCCAAGGCCGATCCGCGCCTCGCCCAGACCGTCGCGGGCCTCGCCTTCCCCAATCCGCTCGGCATGGCCGCCGGCTATGACAAGAATGCCGAGGTTCCCGAGGCGCTGCTGCGTCTCGGCTTCGGCTTCACCGAGATCGGCACCGTCACGCCGCGCGCGCAAGCCGGCAATCCCAAGCCGCGCATCTTCCGCCTGATTGAGGACGACGCCGTCATCAACCGCCTCGGCTTCAACAATGAAGGCCATGCCGCCGCCCTGCAGCGCCTGAAGGCCTGCAAGCGCGATGCGCTCATCGGCGTCAATATCGGTGCGAACAAGGACAGCGAGGACCGCATCGCCGACTACGTGGCGGGCATCCGGACCTTCTACGACGTCGCACGCTATTTCACTGCCAACATCTCCTCGCCCAACACGCCGGGCCTGCGCGACCTTCAGGCGAAGGAAAGCCTGCATGCGCTGCTCTCGGCCGTGCTTGCCGCGCGCGCCGAGGAACAGGCGCGCAGCGGCCGCGCCGTGCCGGTCTTCCTGAAGATCGCCCCCGACCTCACGGAAGAAGGCCTCGACGATATCGCCGAGGTCGCCCTTGCCCATCCGCTCGACGGCCTCATCGTTTCCAACACGACGCTGTCGCGCGACGGCCTTCGCGACACGCGCCAGGCGGGCGAAGCGGGCGGCCTTTCCGGCAAACCGCTCTTCGAGAAATCCACCATCGCGCTTGCCAAGATGCGCCGGCGCGTCGGCGAAACCCTGCCGATCATCGGCGTCGGCGGCATCTCCTCCGCCGAGACGGCGGCGGAGAAGATCCGCGCCGGGGCGAACCTCGTGCAGCTCTATTCCTGCATGGTCTATGCCGGCCCGACGCTGCCCGGCGAGATCGTGACCGGCCTCTCGCGGATCTGCGACCGCGAGCAGATCGGCTCGATCGCCGCGCTTCGCGGCACCCGCACCGCCCATTGGGCGGATCGCGCCCTCTGA
- a CDS encoding DUF952 domain-containing protein — MAKTIYKIVPASLWQNAKDAGIFKGAAIDLTDGYIHFSTAPQAKETAARHFVGQTDLLLIAVDADALGEKLVFEPSRGGDLFPHLYADLPLSAVVWEKPLPLGEDGAHQFPEMSL, encoded by the coding sequence ATGGCCAAAACAATCTACAAGATCGTTCCGGCAAGTCTGTGGCAAAATGCGAAGGACGCCGGGATTTTCAAGGGTGCCGCCATCGACCTGACCGACGGCTACATCCATTTCTCCACCGCCCCGCAGGCGAAGGAAACCGCGGCCCGCCATTTCGTCGGCCAGACCGATCTTCTTCTCATCGCCGTCGATGCCGATGCCCTCGGCGAAAAGCTCGTCTTCGAGCCCTCGCGCGGCGGCGACCTCTTCCCCCACCTTTACGCCGACCTGCCGCTTTCCGCCGTCGTCTGGGAAAAGCCCCTGCCGCTCGGCGAGGACGGCGCCCACCAGTTCCCGGAGATGTCCCTCTGA
- a CDS encoding MATE family efflux transporter produces the protein MSATTVEENEGAGPFAVTHRLVLSIAIPMTLGFLTTPLLGLTDTAVAGRLGSADALAGLAVGAILFDLLLGSFNFLRASTTGLVAQAFGRGARREEQAVFWRSLTIALCSGLVIAVLSPLLLSAGLFLMAPSPGVAEVTSTYFIIRVLSAPMALANYALLGFVLGRGQGMTGLLLQAIINGINIVLSISLGLGLGWGVAGIAWGTFAGETVGALAGFLIVVLRFDRAHRPARAEIFARERMKALFSLNRDIMIRTFVLIGAFAIMTRIGASMGPLALAANAVLMNIFLVAGYYLDGLANAAEQLVGRAFGAHFRPAFDRAVKLTLLWSFGLGTVTTLLFLVFGADVIGLLTTTESVRAEAVQYLPWAALTAITGALAFQMDGVYIGATWSSAMRNMMLAAFAGYLMALAVFVPLLGNHGLWLSLNLFLAFRGIFLAWRLPALASRQFS, from the coding sequence ATGAGCGCGACGACGGTGGAAGAGAACGAAGGCGCCGGCCCGTTTGCGGTGACGCACCGGCTGGTGCTGTCCATCGCCATTCCCATGACGCTCGGCTTCCTGACGACGCCGCTGCTGGGCCTCACCGACACGGCGGTCGCCGGGCGGCTCGGTTCGGCGGATGCGCTGGCGGGGCTGGCGGTCGGGGCCATTCTCTTCGATCTTCTGCTCGGCAGCTTCAATTTCCTGCGCGCCTCCACCACGGGCCTCGTCGCGCAGGCGTTCGGCCGCGGCGCCCGGCGCGAGGAACAGGCGGTGTTCTGGCGCTCGCTCACCATCGCCCTCTGCTCCGGCCTCGTCATCGCCGTCCTGTCACCGCTGCTGCTCTCGGCCGGTCTCTTCCTGATGGCGCCCTCGCCGGGCGTGGCGGAGGTGACATCCACCTATTTCATCATTCGCGTGCTCTCCGCGCCCATGGCGCTTGCCAACTACGCCCTGCTCGGCTTCGTGCTGGGACGCGGGCAGGGCATGACGGGTCTGCTGCTGCAGGCGATCATCAACGGTATCAACATCGTCCTCTCCATCTCGCTCGGTCTCGGGCTCGGCTGGGGCGTCGCGGGCATCGCCTGGGGCACCTTCGCCGGCGAGACGGTGGGCGCGCTGGCCGGGTTTCTCATCGTCGTCCTGCGCTTCGACCGGGCGCACCGCCCGGCGCGGGCGGAAATCTTCGCGCGCGAACGCATGAAGGCGCTGTTCTCGCTCAACCGCGATATCATGATCCGCACCTTCGTGCTGATCGGCGCCTTCGCCATCATGACGCGCATCGGCGCGTCGATGGGGCCGCTGGCGCTCGCCGCCAACGCGGTGCTGATGAACATCTTCCTGGTTGCCGGCTACTATCTCGACGGTCTTGCCAATGCGGCCGAGCAACTGGTCGGCCGCGCTTTCGGTGCGCATTTCCGCCCAGCCTTCGACCGCGCCGTCAAGCTCACGCTGCTCTGGTCCTTCGGCCTCGGCACGGTGACGACGCTGCTCTTCCTCGTTTTCGGCGCGGATGTGATCGGCCTGCTGACGACGACGGAAAGCGTGCGGGCGGAAGCGGTGCAATACCTGCCCTGGGCGGCGCTGACGGCGATCACGGGCGCGCTCGCCTTCCAGATGGACGGGGTCTATATCGGTGCAACCTGGTCGTCGGCCATGCGCAACATGATGCTGGCGGCCTTTGCCGGCTACCTCATGGCGCTGGCGGTCTTCGTGCCGCTTCTCGGCAATCACGGGCTCTGGCTGTCGCTGAACCTGTTCCTGGCATTCCGGGGGATTTTCCTGGCATGGCGCCTGCCGGCACTGGCGAGCCGGCAGTTCTCCTGA
- a CDS encoding YitT family protein: MDGEKRRFGFWNPSPTRHTPLEDAQGLFASSMIAALGLALMGSAGLVASGTAGVAFILHYLTGVSFGLYYTVVNIPFYVLALKRLGWAFTIKTILAVAMTSAITELQPHFVRIESIDPMWTAVLAGILLGFGLLGLYRHRASLGGVGVLAVYLQERFGIRAGLVQLAFDLVVLVAAFSVAAPFIVLCSVVGAVVLNLFLTVNHRADRYIAM, from the coding sequence ATGGACGGCGAAAAACGGCGTTTCGGCTTCTGGAATCCCTCACCCACCCGCCATACGCCGCTGGAAGATGCGCAGGGCCTCTTCGCCAGCAGCATGATCGCCGCGCTCGGTCTTGCCCTCATGGGCAGCGCCGGCCTGGTGGCGAGCGGCACCGCCGGCGTCGCCTTCATCCTGCACTACCTCACGGGCGTCAGCTTCGGCCTCTATTATACCGTCGTGAACATCCCGTTCTACGTGCTTGCCCTCAAGCGCCTCGGCTGGGCCTTCACCATCAAGACCATCCTTGCCGTCGCCATGACCTCGGCCATCACCGAGCTCCAGCCGCATTTCGTGCGCATCGAGAGCATCGATCCGATGTGGACCGCGGTGCTGGCGGGCATCCTGCTCGGCTTCGGCCTGCTCGGCCTCTACCGGCACCGCGCCAGCCTCGGCGGGGTCGGGGTGCTCGCCGTCTACCTGCAGGAGCGCTTCGGCATCCGCGCCGGCCTCGTGCAGCTTGCCTTCGATCTCGTCGTTCTGGTCGCCGCCTTCTCCGTCGCCGCGCCCTTCATCGTGCTCTGCTCGGTCGTCGGCGCCGTGGTGCTGAACCTCTTCCTCACCGTCAACCACCGCGCCGACCGCTATATCGCCATGTGA
- a CDS encoding methyltransferase domain-containing protein, with translation MTSPHFSSGDLIADRRADYARMFAESGEFAEAAELMEQALEQVPGWAAGWFRLAEYAEKSGRKEAAVAALEKVVALDPTDIFGAGLKRAVLGAAEAPAAPPTPYVERLFDDYADRFDTALVAKLDYTVPQTLARLVRAHAGKDARFGLVCDIGCGTGLFGVEFRAEAGRLEGYDLSAGMLAKAAEKAVYDHLAQADLSRPAEESGLFADGPQARADLVSAADVLMYLGDLAEVFPSVARLVKPGALFAFSVEDGGAGDTPLLRPSLRYAHPQAFILKRLAENGFDLVAMEKSVIRQDAGQPVHGLLFLARRQG, from the coding sequence ATGACGAGCCCGCATTTCTCCTCCGGCGATCTCATCGCCGACCGTCGCGCCGATTATGCCCGCATGTTCGCGGAATCGGGCGAGTTCGCGGAGGCCGCGGAGTTGATGGAACAGGCGCTCGAACAGGTGCCCGGCTGGGCCGCCGGCTGGTTCCGGCTCGCCGAATATGCCGAGAAATCGGGCCGGAAGGAGGCGGCGGTCGCCGCGCTCGAAAAGGTCGTCGCACTCGACCCGACCGACATCTTCGGCGCCGGTCTGAAACGCGCCGTGCTCGGCGCGGCAGAGGCTCCCGCGGCGCCGCCGACGCCCTATGTCGAACGCCTCTTCGACGACTATGCCGACCGTTTCGACACCGCGCTCGTCGCGAAGCTCGACTACACCGTGCCCCAGACGCTCGCCCGGCTCGTCCGCGCGCATGCGGGCAAGGACGCTCGGTTCGGCCTCGTCTGCGACATCGGCTGCGGCACCGGCCTTTTCGGCGTGGAATTCCGCGCCGAGGCCGGCCGGCTCGAAGGCTACGACCTCTCGGCCGGCATGCTGGCGAAAGCCGCGGAGAAGGCTGTCTACGACCATCTTGCCCAGGCCGATCTCTCCCGCCCCGCCGAGGAGAGCGGTCTTTTTGCCGATGGCCCGCAGGCGCGCGCCGACCTCGTCAGCGCCGCCGACGTGCTGATGTATCTCGGCGATCTCGCCGAGGTCTTCCCGAGCGTCGCGCGGCTTGTCAAACCCGGCGCCCTCTTCGCCTTTTCCGTCGAGGACGGCGGGGCGGGCGACACGCCGCTGCTGCGCCCCTCGCTGCGCTATGCCCATCCGCAAGCCTTCATCCTCAAGCGGCTCGCCGAGAACGGTTTCGACCTCGTCGCGATGGAAAAGAGCGTGATCCGCCAGGATGCCGGCCAGCCGGTGCACGGCCTCCTCTTCCTTGCCCGGCGGCAGGGATAG
- a CDS encoding response regulator transcription factor yields the protein MASALTIIIADDHPLFRGALKQALTGMAGNPDIVEAGDFDAARKAAADNANADLLLLDLAMPGVSGLSGLISLRAEFQSLPVVIVSASDDPATIRRALDLGASGFISKSASIEDIREGISSVLEGNIYTPGGYVRGPEQDSEVADLIARLRTLTPQQSRVLAMLAEGLLNKQIAYELGVSEATIKAHVSAILLKLNVDSRTQAVIQLGKIGAAQAAA from the coding sequence ATGGCATCGGCACTCACGATCATCATCGCGGACGATCATCCGCTGTTCCGCGGCGCGCTGAAACAGGCGCTGACCGGAATGGCGGGCAATCCCGACATCGTCGAGGCTGGCGATTTCGACGCGGCGCGCAAGGCCGCCGCCGACAATGCCAATGCCGATCTCTTGCTGCTCGACCTCGCCATGCCCGGCGTCAGCGGCCTTTCCGGCCTCATCTCGCTGCGTGCGGAATTCCAGAGCCTTCCCGTCGTCATCGTCTCGGCGAGCGACGATCCTGCCACCATCCGCCGCGCGCTCGATCTCGGCGCCTCGGGCTTCATCTCGAAATCGGCCTCCATCGAGGATATCCGCGAGGGAATCTCCTCGGTGCTGGAGGGCAACATCTATACGCCCGGCGGCTATGTGCGCGGCCCGGAACAGGACAGCGAAGTGGCCGACCTCATCGCGCGGCTGCGCACGCTGACGCCGCAGCAGTCCCGCGTGCTCGCCATGCTGGCCGAGGGCCTGCTCAACAAGCAGATCGCCTATGAGCTCGGCGTCTCCGAGGCGACCATCAAGGCGCATGTCTCGGCGATCCTGCTGAAGCTCAATGTCGACAGCCGCACGCAGGCGGTCATCCAGCTCGGCAAGATCGGCGCGGCACAGGCTGCCGCCTGA
- the mscL gene encoding large conductance mechanosensitive channel protein MscL yields the protein MLNEFKAFIARGNVMDLAVGVIIGAAFNKIVESIVNDLVMPVVGALTGGGFDFSNYFIALSGNVTATSLAAAREQGAVFAYGNFVTVLINFLILAWIIFLMIKGVNRMRASLEKEKAAGAAEPAPPPEDVLLLTEIRDLLKSRPAV from the coding sequence ATGCTCAACGAGTTCAAGGCGTTCATCGCCCGCGGCAATGTCATGGACCTTGCGGTGGGTGTCATCATCGGTGCAGCCTTCAACAAGATCGTCGAATCCATCGTCAACGACCTCGTCATGCCCGTCGTCGGCGCCTTGACCGGTGGCGGTTTCGACTTTTCCAACTATTTCATCGCGCTGTCAGGCAATGTGACGGCCACGTCGCTTGCCGCCGCCCGCGAACAGGGCGCGGTCTTCGCCTACGGCAACTTCGTCACCGTGCTCATCAACTTCCTGATCCTCGCCTGGATCATCTTCCTGATGATCAAGGGTGTGAACCGCATGCGCGCGTCGCTGGAGAAGGAAAAGGCAGCCGGTGCCGCCGAACCCGCACCGCCGCCGGAAGACGTGCTGCTGCTGACGGAAATCCGCGACCTCCTCAAGAGCCGCCCGGCGGTCTGA
- a CDS encoding DUF2934 domain-containing protein, which translates to MDDHDERVRERAHEIWEAEGRPEGREYSHWLRARAEIHEEEGEAVRQAQSGLILRPDLDAPAAPRQREASERTSTADIARNTLPPGTVPENPTAENPDRIARLKPVRAKKPIDGRDIDAQRNRPS; encoded by the coding sequence ATGGACGATCACGACGAAAGGGTCCGCGAACGGGCGCATGAAATCTGGGAGGCCGAAGGCCGCCCGGAAGGTCGAGAATACTCCCATTGGCTCCGCGCCCGCGCGGAAATCCATGAAGAGGAAGGCGAGGCCGTGCGGCAGGCGCAGAGCGGGCTGATCCTGCGCCCCGATCTCGACGCGCCGGCCGCGCCCCGTCAAAGGGAAGCGTCGGAACGCACCAGCACGGCCGATATCGCCCGCAACACGCTTCCGCCCGGCACCGTGCCGGAAAACCCGACGGCGGAAAATCCCGACAGGATCGCGCGGTTGAAACCAGTTCGCGCGAAAAAGCCGATCGACGGCAGGGATATCGACGCCCAGCGCAACCGGCCGTCCTGA